The genomic stretch AATGTTGTCGCATTGGCTTCATTCAATGGTGATTTACAGTGATGTGCAATTTACTATTCCATCTCTGTTTACAGCTAGCTGATAACCAGAATCATGGTATGCAGAAGAAAAAAGGTTTTTTGCATGCACTGGTTTTTTTATTGAATGGAATGGATCTATGATAATTTTAACATCAACAAGCTTGGTTAGAACTTCCAGTGATGAGAACAAGATTGTTGAAAACTTGAGGGTCGGTGCTCATTATTCGGTGACTGATGTTCTTTTAAACTGCTGCTTAAGTCTCACCACTTTATTATTTGCAGATTGAAGTGTTGCTTAACAACCAATGCAAAGAAGGGACGTTAGAGCATTATGATCTACATAACAACGTTCCTCTAGTCAGTGTCAAGAATTACCCTGCTCTTTGCCCATTAAATACTCTGGTGGATTGGGACATGAGTTTTAAAGTAGCAGCTGTAGAGCGTTGCTTCAAATCAGGCGTGTTAATGGCCTACAGCGTTGCTTCAAATCAGGCGTGTTAATGGCTACCAGTGGGGATATGGTTTCTTGGTTAGGCACTCTTGATTGTGAGTTCCTGGTACGTTCCACGTTTAAAATCAGTAAGGTAATCCTCTATTTTTATTGCACAATTTTTCATGGTGATAATAAATACTCCATTTTTTCCCTATATAATGCGTAATTTGACTGTCCAAAAGCAAGCTTTGTCCATAAATACCCCTGATATTATTTTCCTTGCAATTAAAACATGGCAATCAGAAAGTACTTTGGAGTATTAATCTAATggtatcattattttttttgacaaaacatagatattattagatTAATCAACAGTCAATGCTTGAAATTGGACAGACAAAATACGCCTGTATTTCTGAACAAAATATGTATATAGTTGCGTCGGAATGAGTTGGCTAGCAATACCTATTTGGAATGGAAATCACAACTTGTTCATATCAACTTGCTAGGCTGGGATTGGAGGCCCTCCTGTTAATCTTGATGGGGATGTTATTAGCATGAACTTCTATGATAAGAGAATAGGAACACCTTTCCTGTTATGGGAGGACATTTGTGAAATTCTAGCATACTTTGAGACAAAAAGTAATTCCAGTGCACATCACATATGTTCTTTTTTAGAACATTTTAAGAAGCTTGCTGAAGCAGGTTGATTTATTGGTATGCTTGACAGTAAACTTAGTGAAGTTGGCAATGACAGTTATTGCTCTGATGCGCCCTGTAAACTGCCTGGAGACGACAAAATTAAGTTAAACAGGTTGGAATTCTGATGCATGCTGCTATATACTAAGCTGGGTTAAGTTTTGGAAATATAAATTAAATCTGAACTCAACTGCAGGTGGCCTGTGCCCATGCCACGCTGACGTTATTGTGATGAGGATGAATCTGGGCTTTGAACCCAAATCTGACCGGAAATATGGTTATGTTAACGGAGAAAAAGTCGAGCTTTTTTTTGGTGAAGTCACAATTGGTCGCCCTATCCCCATCATTGCTGGTTTGAGATGGCAGAATTGACCTGTGGCTTGCCGAAGTCTTTTGATATGTGATGTGTTTAGATTTGTTTGTATGTTGTGTAATAGCATGCCCTGGTAGTTAAGTTACACTGCCGTACTTGGCAGTCTAATGTTTGTGTTTATACTGCCATATCGGCAAGATACCTGTACACTTCTTTAGTTCTTTTAGAAGCTGTAATCTCCATAATGCATAATTTCTTCGTATGGGCCCAGACAAAGTCTCCTCTCTGCCAcgctctccctcccctccgtggtcggccccgccggccacctccatcaGATGCTGCCACCTTGACTTCAACCCTGCCGCGCTAGGCTGTGAGATACACGTCCTCAAGGTGCTCCGCTGGCGCCTCGCGGAGTAGGAGCCCGCGCCGCCTTGGAACGTAGGTTGCTGATGACGGTTCAGCTCATTTGCTACGTGCGACTATATGCAACGTATAACAATCTGTCGCCCACGTGTGGATCTccgtttttttttctcctctcccTTCTTCCTCTACCTCTGCCGCTAGGTTAGGATCTTCGGATGTGAGGTTGTCGGGAAGCTCCAATGGCTTCCGACTTTAGAGGAGGGGTGGTGTGGAGGTGGGTGGGttgggtggggggaggggggtgccCGGAAGCCTGGCAGCGGAGGTGGGTTGCAGGGCGGCGCGGTGCGGCGGTGGGGACGCTGCTGACCCAGGGACTGGGCGGGGGTGGGGTGTGGGCTTTCTTCGGTGAGCGGCCACCACGTTAGCTGCCACCGGAGAAGGTGTTGGAGGGTGGCACGGGGGCAAGTAGGGGAGAGGAAGCAAAGgaacaacggcggcggcgaataATCCTACCAGAAACGgaggtggcagcggcagcgcaggGATGGGCTGGCGGTGGTTGTAGGCCGAGTGCTCGCTGAAGGCAGCACTGTGCCCTTCAGCAATGCATAGGCGCGCCCTCAATTGCCCCTACTCAAGATCCCGACTTGGCCGCCACCCACGGCTGTGTGTTTAGGTTTGTCAGGTCAGTCGGTATGGTGTTTAGTTACGCGGCAAGCCAAGGCTGTAAAGAGGCGTGCCAGTTCAGTCAAGTTTTGGGTTGAGAAGGTATGATATGGAAgttactccttccgtcccaattTAATTGCACTTGTAATAAGAATATTCCAAATTAAAAGCAACAATAGCTGCTGCGTGAGCATCAGCGTACAGCAAAAATATCCCAATGTTCCAGCTAGGCTAGCATGCACCAGTATACGTGGGTCccatttgttaaaaaaaaatctgagcAGCTAGCCATCCTCCGCTTGAAAGTCTAAAAAAGTTCCGGTTTCTTCCGCACCTACGTAGAGCATACTACAGCAATAATTGCTGTTGTTTCCCAGGATATCTGTTACCTAGAATAAGGGTAACTAGACAGGTTAGCACGCCATGCGTGCCTgtaaggctaatcccagtgggagtttcatagatgtttcatgcacattaaatacggtgacacatcagcatatgtgatgacatggtatagtagttatgaagtgagagagggaaggggtttcatcaggatgaaactgtgtatacactgtttccaagactatgaaacctattaaaacttgcattgggggctatagagtttcatttcatctaaccatatccaatcacatgcctcacaattaaatgtcatgggcatcctataaaatcgtgaaatgaaactgtgcactgtgACTCCctatttcattcatgagaatacacctcatgggatgatgtggcatccttggaaataGTGCAATGAAAcattgcactgggactagcctaagGTTAATTCCaatggagagtttcattttgatgtttccaagatagTCATataagcaacatgaaaataaaattgtgtttgaaactacctctacaatACAAAATTTtatggtgtagtttcatatgcactgcatgcaagacacaaactgtgttggtaactgtgcatacatggtttcatctagatgaaaccctgttacctctctcctcattaactcactAACTCACTGCCACATCATAAAAATGCTAACATAGCAccctaattaatgtgcatgaaacctctatgaaacctGCACTGGGATTAGTCTAACAAAGATGTTACCTCGAAGTAATATTAAAAATACTTGCCTCTAACAAAGATGTTAGAGACTCGAAGTATAATAAAAAATACATACTTCTTTTCATGCTGAAATAGGGTCACATCGTTATAAAAGGCGAATCATACATCAAATCAAATTATAAAAAcaatcaaaataaaatctaaaaTTGAATTGATTGCATCCAAATCCAAATTCACTCAAAATCAACTACTCCGGATCCTTGCATCGTACTGGTCCTCTAAGTGCTGCACAATAACTTTCTTATCTGAGAATTCACCGTCTTTAGGCATCTAGTATATGCTACACCACTCCATGGTTTCGATAAAAAAAGATGGAATTAATAATACATGATTTAAGTAGATATTGCAAACTTATTGTTATTTGCAGAAGCAAAGTTGAAAAAGTAGTTACACTGTTACAGTATCACAATTAAAAGCAGCATGCAAAGTGTGTATGTAGTAGTAGTAGATTATATAGTTGTTACAATATTTGGAAGTTCAGAATAAGTATTATTAAACTAATAAGCTGGCATATATATTTCTATTTAGAAAGAACATGGCTACATCTTCTTTCTTGATGGATATGTGGACGACGGAACCACATTGGCATTCGTTGGGAAACATTTTTGATCATCCGACTCCACCGATTAACTGGATATTCTCGAGCAATAGAAAAATATCAAGCACAATGCTATAGTACTGCAGCCCACTCGATGCCACGACAACCAGTAAAAAAAGTCGAGGACCATAAGCTATACTGTTTTGAAAAAAGGATAACGAATAATGTCGTGCATAGCATGGTGAATGACAGTTACAGTGTTTCTCTATTTTTTATACACGACAGTACGCACATGGCTTGGTAGTTGCAATAGTCATCCAGTAGACCAGCACAGCACGCATGACTGGAACCTTCGCGGCACAAGTAGAAAGTGCTACAATGTTACTATAGTACATGCGGCACAACAATGCCACGTAGATAGAGAGCAGGCTGGTCCTTGAGCTTTGTTGCATACGTACGGATGAATCCATCTGCTAGTGACTGCATGAAAAGAATTATTAAAAAAGCTACAGGAACCTAGGCCCTGGAATCCCTCCAAATCTAGGTAAGGTGGTGTTGGGTTATTTaggtcacatcaaatatttaaatactaattagaagtattaaatatagactaattacaaaatcaattgcatagacggagactaatttacgagacgaatctattaaacctaattagtccatgatttgacaatgtgatgctacaataatatatattaatgatgaattaattaggcttaatagattcgtcttgcgaattagcctttatttatgtaattagttttataattagctcatatttaatcctctaattaacctccgaatattcgatgtgacatgaatgtctgaatccaaacaccctttaATGTCTTTTCCTGCCAGTAATACAATACTAATTTGCTCTTCAAAAATGCACTCATAcgggacggaaggagtagaGTTTTATAGACCGGCAAGTACAACGGGTTTCACGGTTCGCCAGACGCACAATAATTCGCTGCAAGAGTCGCAAGGGACTTGCTACTTGCATGCTTAAGGACATTCTCGAATACTAGGCCTATATGTTTTCTGGACCTAAATGGCAAATGGGCTACCAGAGACCTAGTCACACACACAACTGAACCAATGTTATTGGTGGGCTGGCAGTCATGGTCTCCTCTAGGGCTTGGGCTCCAGATGACAACATTCGGCTGAGCCTTTGAGTTCACCAGCACAACTTTCTGGTTTCGTGTCGAAACAATACAATGCCCATTTTGAAAAACAAAGCAAACAGAACAATTCAAAGATCCCAAGCACATcgatctttttttatttctcaatTGGTTGTCATGAAACACTACTATCCATGCGACCATGCACCATGTATATATCAAGTAGTAATCGGTAGGACGGTAGGTTCCCAATTTCCATTATTGCTTCCCAGCTATATTGCCATGCAAAGTTCACTGATCATCTCCTCCACTGCTTGCCATGACGACCCTCCTTCTGACAGAGCCAGCCGAGCCTGTACTCCTATCGCTTTCACATTCTTTGACACTGCCACTCCTGCCTCGCCAAACATCAGTTCCCTCACAACCTTTGTGACCTCACTCTTGACTGAATTACCAAACCTGCCAATCACAAGTATGGACCCGAATACCAACCTTAAGCTCATCGACGACATACCTCGCATTGATAGGTTGCTCAAACTGTATCGGCCAAACCGCCATTAGCACGCCTGCAGTAATGCTCTCCATCACCGAGTTTCACCCGCAGTGACTCATTAAGAATCCTTTGATACTTGTATGTTGGAGGATTTCCCACTTATCAACCCATTCTCTCACCACCTTGCCCCGCCCTTTGACACGATCCTCGAATCCCATGCCCAAGTCAACATCGCTAGGCCTCACGGCCCAAAGGAAGTCCACACTTGCCTAAGGGACGATCGACTTCtagtaccatttagtaccgggcgtCCGACCGGTATTGTCCGATCTAGCCCGTTACCTCACTACTGGACGATCGACTTCTAGTACTAGTcggaaccccctttagtaccggacgTCCGACCAATATCGGTTCTTCGGCACTAAATGGCATGAGTACCGGCCAAAATATCCGGTACACGCATACTCACATCAAGTCATTTAGTCACAAGTTACATGAATTTCACGCGTAATATGCGCGTGCACAGTCCTTGGGATTCGAACTCACGACCTCAAGTCTCGCGCGAATctttcttaccatctcacctacaccgCACATGTGATGGAGTTAGATATGTTTTCCTTTGAAGTATCCCGTGGAGTACCGCACCAATTGCGAATTGGATCGGATggggtggggggagggagggacggGCATTAATGAGGGGTACATCCTATCCAAGATCCCTTTTAGTAACACCTTAGGGATTAAAGGGCTAAACTTtgtggactaaactttagcaacttttagtcaACTCTTTGgtacccaaaccaaacacctcttGAATTAGGATACATCCATGTACACCCTTGGAGCTTAAATTAGGCTACATCCTCCCCCGTGTGATTATTTTAATATTCGCACTTCGCTGTATCGATGTCGATGTCCGATAAGCACGATGTCAGTTGGTGCAGAGAGGTGTCATTGTACCCTGCGAGTCTGCGACAGAAACTGGCTAGTTTTTCATACTAGGCAGTGCACGTACTTCGTCCGTCAAGGAAGAGAACAACTCGCCTGTAATAGTTCCCAAGACCACGAAGCCATTCCAGCAACCAGCTCCGATTCCGGTCATGGCGTCTGCTGCTTCAGCGCCGTCGTTCTCCCGCGGAACCCGTGATGCGCAGGCTCAGCTCCCGCACATCGTTATATTCCCGTTCATGGCCAAGAGCCACACCATCCCGCTCACCCACCTCGCCCacctgctccggcgccgccacctcgccaCCGTCACCTTCCTCACCACCCCGGGCAACGCCGCGTTCGTCCGCGCCGCACTGCCCAGCGCCGACGACGGCGTGGCAGTCGTGGAGCTCCCCTTCCCCGACAACGATATCACCGTCCCTGGCTTCCCGCGGGGCGCCGAGTGCGTCCAGGCCCTGGACTCGCTGTCCTCCTTCCCGGCTTTCGTCGAGGCCGCGTCGCTGCTGCGGCCGCGGTTCGAggaggcgctcgccgccgcgcggcccCCCGCCAGCGCCGTCGTGGCGGACGCGTTCCTGCACTGGGCGCaacccgccgcggccgcgctcggCGTCCGGACGCTGGCGTTCTTCGGCGCCAACGTGTTCGCGCACGTCATCCGGGAGCTGTGCCTGCGCAACAACCCGGCCGCGgcgctccgcggcggcgccaccgtgtTCACCATGCCGGAGTTCCCGGACGTCCAGTTCTCGCTGGCCGACATCCCGCTCCCGTTCAACGAGCCGGACCTGACGGTCATGGCCTCGATCCGCAAGATGGACCGCAAGATCGGGAGAGCCATCGCCGGCAGCCACGCCCTGATCGTGAACACCTTCGACGCCATGGAGCGCCGCTACATCGAGCACTGGAACCGGCACCTCGGGCCTAGGGCCTGGCCTGTTGGCCCGCTCTGCCTGGCCCGACCGGCGACACCCGTTTCGGGGCACGGCGGAGGCGCACCGGCGTGGATGCGGTGGCTGGACGAgaaggcggcggcaggccgcGCCGTGCTCTACGTCGCGCTAGGTACGACGGCAGCCGTGCCGGACGCTCAGCTgagggaggtcgccggcgggctgGAACAGTCAGGGCTCGACTTCCTATGGGCGGTGCGCCCCGTGGACGCCGACCTCGGCACGGGCTTCGAAGATCGTGTCCGAGGGAGGGGCATGGTGGTGCGCGAATGGGTGGACCAGTTTGCCATTCTCCGGCACGGCGGCGTGAAGGGATTTCTAAGTCATTGCGGGTGGAACTCGGTGACAGAGAGCATCAGCGCCGGCGTGCCGCTGGCGGTGTGGCCGATGGGTGCTGAGCAGCCGGTAAACGCAAAGCTGGTCGCCGACGAGCTGAGGATCGGGATAAGGGTGCCGGCGAAACACGGCATGACCAGCACATTGGTCGAGAGCGAGGAGATTGCCAGggtggccaaggagctgatgatcGGAGAGAAGGGTGCAGAGGCGGCGAGGAACATGGCCGCGCTGGGGTCGAAGGCACGGGAGGCGATGGACGAGGGGGGGTCGTCGTGGAGAGCGGTGGAGGAGATGATCGCTGGGCTCCGTCAGCCGGCATAGCAATCCACAACGAGAGTGTAGTATAATAATAATACAGCAATCAAACTTGCATTTCGTTTGCAATTTACGTAAGAAATGCCATGCCAATAATCCAATTGTTTGCTATCTCTCTGTTTGTTTAGTGATCCTCGTACGGTGCAAGCAAGAGCTCGTGTTGTCGCTGCATTAGTTGTTGACTTTGATTAAGAAAATGACTCATTGTGTGTTGTTAGTCCTATTCATCCATTTTCCGCTTATCCTATTTCATTTTCTGGCGTCTATATAACACCTTAGTGCTTTAGGGGCTTCCAACACTTAGTTTTCTTAGCCTTCTAATTCGGTATCCGATATTTGCAGTTCAGATTTAATCTTACCTTGTACTAACAAAAAACTCAAGTGTTATTGAAAACTCTAGCACTTGAATTACACCAAGTAGCAAATATACTTGAAAAATACACCAAGAAAGTCACTACAACTCAACATAACCTAGGTGTTGCATGAACTAGAGacacatgaatttttttttcttctgagcAGAAACAAAAGTTTCCATTAACCATCCTCGGTAACCAAGTTCATAATACAAACCGGAAGATCATCTACTAAGGTATTCTCCTCTACTGAGCAAGAACGACCAAGATTGGCCAAAGCATGAGCTACCCTGTTACAACCTCTAAGCTTATATATACTGAATGCTAGCAGAAGTAAAATTAGACACCAGGAGAGTTTTGAACTCGTTAACTAAACCGCCACAAGCAGATAGGTCATATATGGAGGATGTTGCCGCTTGTTTCactgtcagcgcgtccgtctCCAGGATCATCTGGCTGATAACTGATCACTCGCCGTTCGCCGATCGTACACCATGGATGCATGCAGTGAGCTCTGCTTGAAAGGCATCAAACAGATGGTCCTGATCACTGCCAGCGCTTACCGCAATACCACATCTCCATCTTCATCATGAATGATAAATCCCGGCCCCAACCACCTACACGGCTACACCTGTTTCATACGAATAGGCCCACCACAATTTAGCTTCTGGGTCCCTGCTGTGGGCTTTTCCCATTTCACTTGTGCTCTAGCACTCACTTTTCTTACCCCTCCTGCACAAAAACCTCAATTGCCCAGCCCAAACATGAGGTTCCAGCAATCTTGCGCTCGCTGGGCTAATTCATGAAGCACTAGCCCATAATGAAAGCGGACGGGTGTGGTGGTGTCGAACAGTAGGGCCTAGATCATGCTGGCCCATGATGTGATAGATGCGGTCGGCCAGCTAGGCAAACCTCCTTGCTTAGTGCTTAACTAGGTGGGTTGGCGCGCACCCGTACCAATATCTCAAATAACAATTAAGTGAGGAAATCAAATATTAGAATAGATATAAAAAATGGAGAAGCCTGCCCAAGAGGCATCTCCGAAACGGCTTCAACACGGAAGCTCCGCAGAACCCGCTGTGAGGCACCGATAGATGGAACCGGAGCCCAAAATACAGGCTCCCCGCGGCTCCATTTCCACCACCGTTCGTCCTTAGCAAAAATACCCCCACACTGCATGATATGCTCATCCATAGATGCGAAATGCTTACTGGACGGTGCTCGTTGATAGAGGCAGGGATGGTGTGCCAGAGATATAGCACGATGGGGTCGGAGCAGCGCCGCCGGATGTGCTGCGGCGGGTCGAGTAGGGCACCCAGGGTGCCGTGCGGATAGGAGCAGGCACCACGAGGCACGCAGCGGCAGTCCGGAgcaggtgtcggtgtttagacccaaggtggtgtttagtgcg from Setaria italica strain Yugu1 chromosome II, Setaria_italica_v2.0, whole genome shotgun sequence encodes the following:
- the LOC101783186 gene encoding UDP-glycosyltransferase 90A1, coding for MASAASAPSFSRGTRDAQAQLPHIVIFPFMAKSHTIPLTHLAHLLRRRHLATVTFLTTPGNAAFVRAALPSADDGVAVVELPFPDNDITVPGFPRGAECVQALDSLSSFPAFVEAASLLRPRFEEALAAARPPASAVVADAFLHWAQPAAAALGVRTLAFFGANVFAHVIRELCLRNNPAAALRGGATVFTMPEFPDVQFSLADIPLPFNEPDLTVMASIRKMDRKIGRAIAGSHALIVNTFDAMERRYIEHWNRHLGPRAWPVGPLCLARPATPVSGHGGGAPAWMRWLDEKAAAGRAVLYVALGTTAAVPDAQLREVAGGLEQSGLDFLWAVRPVDADLGTGFEDRVRGRGMVVREWVDQFAILRHGGVKGFLSHCGWNSVTESISAGVPLAVWPMGAEQPVNAKLVADELRIGIRVPAKHGMTSTLVESEEIARVAKELMIGEKGAEAARNMAALGSKAREAMDEGGSSWRAVEEMIAGLRQPA